A region of the Paraburkholderia flava genome:
ACGTGTGGCAGATGCCGGTGCCTGCCGGAAACGCGACCGAATCGCCTTCGACTAGCGGATGCAGCACGCCGTCGATCCACACGTCGGGCTTGCCGTGCAGCACGTAGACGAATTCCTGCTCGGTGCTTTCGGCATGCGGATAGGAGGTACGCCGGCCGGGCAACAACCTCGTGTGATGAATGCCGATTCGAGTGATGCCCAGTGCCGCCGACAACGGCGCGTCGAAATCCATCTTCTCGGAATCGCCGCTGTAAGTGCTGGCCTCGGGGTTCTCCAGCTCGGTCCAATGTTTGATGAAATCGGGTCTTTGCATCGGCTGGTTTCCTTGAGTACGGGCAACGAGATCGCGCGCGCGACCACGCGATTGCGCGATTACGCGGCTACAGCTGCGAGGCGATCGCGGCCATGTCGATGATCGACCACACCTGCTGGATCTTCCCTTCGCGAAATTCGTAGAACACGTTTTCGGTGAACGAGACTTTCTTGCCGTCGACGGGGAGGCTGAGAAACGTGTGTCTGGGTGTGCAGTCGAATCGCAGACGGCTCGCGATAACCGGCGGCTCCGACACGAGCAGCTGGACCTCGAAGTAGAGATCGGGCACCTCGTGAAAATCCTTCTCCAGCATCTCGCGATAGCCCGACAAACCGATCCGCTTGTCGTTGTACATCACGTCGTCGGCGACGAACTGTCCGAGTAGCGGCCAGTCCTGGCGATTCAGGCACGCGATGTAGCCCCGGTAGATCTGTTGAAGATCGGTTTTGTCCATGTGAGCGTGTCCTTGCGATTCTGCAAAGCCTGGTGTCATGTATTCGCTATCAGCAATTCTTCCGCATTCGCGGGCGGCCGGAGACCGTCGCTTCTGCCCGCGAAGTAGCGCTGCGTCAGATCCGCTGCCGACACATGACGTGCTTCCGAAAAACCGGCTTCGCGCGCGAGCTCGAGAATATCGGGCGGTGTGAAAAAGCTGATGAAGGGTGTGCCACTCGCACGCGCACCTTTCTCCGCCATCTCGAGGCCGGGGCGCACTTCGGGATCGGCGAGTTCGAGCGGAAGCAGGAAGGTCATCGCGAGTATCGAGCCCGAGGCCAGCGACGCGACTTCGCGCAACGCGGCGGCGTTCGCCTCCTTCGACAGATACATGCTCACGCCCGTAGACACGACGATCGCCGGCTTGCTGGTGTCGAAGCCGGCGACGACGAGTTTGTCGAGCCAGACATCGCCTGCTTCGAAATCGACCGGCACGAAGCGCAGCCCGTCAGGCACACCGAAGCCGAGTTCAATCAGCCGCCGCCGTTTCCACTCCTGCGGATCGGGTTGATCGACCTCAAAAATCTTCAGACGCGATGCGATCTCTGGCCGCCGCTGCGCAAAGCTGTCGAGGCCGGCGCCGAGAATCACGTACTGCTCCAGCCCCTGGGCAGCGTGCTCGATGACCAGGTCTTCGATAAAGCGCGCACGTGCGACGATCGATGCGCGGAACGGTCGCGTGAACTCCGGATTCATGTCGCCGCGCGCACGCCAGTCTTCGCCCGGCGCGAGCAACTGCAGACCGATCCGGTCTTCCAGTACGTGCGGAGCCGCATCGACTTCGGCGTGCAGTGCACGCCACAACGCGACGCGTGCTGCGGTGCTTTCCGGCGCTACGTTACGCTGGTCGTTCATGGTTCTCGATCCTCCTGGGTTGTCTCCGTCTCTGTGCGATGCGGTCAGCCTGCGGTTAGCCGTTGCCGTGCAGGCTGGCGTTCAGGCCACCCCAGCGCGACGCATCGGTGTACAGGACTTCCACCGCGCCGCTCTGACTGTTCCGGCGAAACAGCAGGCCCGACTGTCCGGACAACTGCCTCGCCGCGACAATGGTACCGTCGGGCAGCTTCACTTTCGTCCCCGCCGTTACGTAGAGACCGGCTTCGACGATGCATTCGTCGCCGAGCGAAATCCCGATGCCCGCATTCGCGCCGAGCAGGCTGCGCTCGCCGATCGCGTTCCGTTGCTTGCCGCCACCCGACAGCGTGCCCATGATCGACGAGCCTGCGCCGACATCGGAGTTCTTGCCGACGGTCACGCCCGGCGTCACGCGGCCTTCGACCATCGCTTCGCCGAGCGTCCCCGCGTTGAAGTTCACGAAACCCTCGTGCATCACCGTCGTGCCCGACGCGAGGTGCGCGCCGAGCCGGACGCGGTCCGCATCCGCGATGCGCACGCCTTCGGGCACGACGTAGTCCGTCATGCGCGGAAAGCGATCGACCGATGGCACGGTGAGATGGTGATAGTCGGCGGCCACGCGTTCGCGCAGATCGTCGACGTTGGCCGGCAATACCGGCCCCGCCGACGTCCACGCGATGATGGGCAGCAGACCGAAGATACCGTCGAGATTGATCTCGTTCGGTTTGACGGTGCGCTCCGACAGCAGATGCAGGCGCAGATACGCTTCTTCGGTGGACGCGGGCGGTGCGTCGAGCGACTCGATCGTTACGTCCACGATGTCGCCCGCAATCACGCCGACTTTCTCGGCGAGGCAGCTGCGTTTGCGCGGGGTGTCCGCCAACGGAAACCAGACGTCGAGCGTCTTGCCCGTGCTTACGTCGCGATATCGGTGACCGCTTCGTCGAATCGTCATTGCAGCGTCCTTGAGTGATGGTGCGGCAGTCCGGCGGGTATCGCGAAATCATAGCGGACGATCGTTGTGATCGTCCGCTTCGCGTCTGCCATTTTTTGCTGCTGCAAGGACGCTACTACAGCTGCTGCATTACGCGTGTTCCATCGCCGGATAGTCGATATAGCCCTGCGGACCGTCCGAGTAGAAGGTGTCGCGCTGCGGTGCGTTGAGCGGCGCACCGGCCGCAAAGCGCTCCGGCAGATCCGGATTCGCGAGATACAGGCTGCCGAACACGGTGGCGTCGGCCTTGCGTTCGGCGACCAGCGCGGCGGCGCTGTCGCGATCGAGCCCGCCGCCTTGCAGCAGCGGACCATCGAACAGCGGGCGCAGCAGCGAGCGGTAGTCGAATGCGCTGCCCGTTCGCATCAGATGCAGATACGCGAGCTTCAGCGGGCTGATCCGCTGCACGAGGTACTGGAACGTTTCCTGTGGCGTCGCGTCGATCACGCTGTTGAAGCCCATTTCCGGCGCGATCTTGATACCGACGCGAGCGCTGCCCGCTTCGTCGATCATCGCAGTCAATACTTCGACGATAAAGCGCGTGCGATTTTCGAGCGAGCCGCCGTACGCATCGGTGCGCTGGTTGGTCCCCGACGACAGGAACTGTTCCGGCAGATAACCCGACGCCGCATGCAGCTCGACGCCGTCGAAACCCGCCTGCAACGCGTGACGTGTCGCGCGGCGGTAGTCGTCGACGATGCCGGCGATCTCGCTGGTTTCGAGCGCGCGCGGCACGACGAAGTCCCGCGGCCCGGCCGCGGTGAAGACCTGGCCTTCGGCCGCGATCGCCGACGGTGCGATAGGCGTCGCGCCGTCGGGCAGCATGCTCGGGTGCGAGATGCGTCCGGTGTGCATCAACTGCATGAAGATCAGGCCGCCTTGCGCGTGGACCGCGTCGGCGACGCGCTTCCAGCCGTCGATCTGCGCGGCTGAATGGATGCCCGGCGTCCGGACGTAACCCTTGCCCATCGCCGACGGGAACACGCCTTCGGTAACGATCAGTCCGGCGTTTGCGCGCTGTGCGTAGTACTGCTCGGTGAGCGGGGAAGGAACACCGGTTTTGTCGTCGGCGCGGGAGCGGGTCATCGGTGCCATCACGAGGCGGTTGCGCAGTGTGTGTTGGCCGATGCGTACGGTTTCGTTCAGCGGGTTCATGTCGATTCCTTGAGTGGTGAGTGAGTATCGACAGAATGAACTGATCCGTGGAAGGGATAAAGATCTACAATTGAATACACTGATCCATCAGTGGAGCAATCGACGTGGAACTACTGAGCTACATGCGGCTGTTCGTGGAGGTCGCGCGAACGCGGAGTTTTCGTCGGGCGGCGGACGCGCTCGACATGCCGAACTCGACGCTGT
Encoded here:
- a CDS encoding cupin domain-containing protein, giving the protein MQRPDFIKHWTELENPEASTYSGDSEKMDFDAPLSAALGITRIGIHHTRLLPGRRTSYPHAESTEQEFVYVLHGKPDVWIDGVLHPLVEGDSVAFPAGTGICHTFLNNTQEEVRLMVIGERPRDDNRIKYPLNPARELNRPDRWVDWPERPIGDHDGMPDKNSND
- a CDS encoding ester cyclase gives rise to the protein MDKTDLQQIYRGYIACLNRQDWPLLGQFVADDVMYNDKRIGLSGYREMLEKDFHEVPDLYFEVQLLVSEPPVIASRLRFDCTPRHTFLSLPVDGKKVSFTENVFYEFREGKIQQVWSIIDMAAIASQL
- a CDS encoding class I SAM-dependent methyltransferase; its protein translation is MNDQRNVAPESTAARVALWRALHAEVDAAPHVLEDRIGLQLLAPGEDWRARGDMNPEFTRPFRASIVARARFIEDLVIEHAAQGLEQYVILGAGLDSFAQRRPEIASRLKIFEVDQPDPQEWKRRRLIELGFGVPDGLRFVPVDFEAGDVWLDKLVVAGFDTSKPAIVVSTGVSMYLSKEANAAALREVASLASGSILAMTFLLPLELADPEVRPGLEMAEKGARASGTPFISFFTPPDILELAREAGFSEARHVSAADLTQRYFAGRSDGLRPPANAEELLIANT
- a CDS encoding tetrahydrodipicolinate N-succinyltransferase N-terminal domain-containing protein gives rise to the protein MTIRRSGHRYRDVSTGKTLDVWFPLADTPRKRSCLAEKVGVIAGDIVDVTIESLDAPPASTEEAYLRLHLLSERTVKPNEINLDGIFGLLPIIAWTSAGPVLPANVDDLRERVAADYHHLTVPSVDRFPRMTDYVVPEGVRIADADRVRLGAHLASGTTVMHEGFVNFNAGTLGEAMVEGRVTPGVTVGKNSDVGAGSSIMGTLSGGGKQRNAIGERSLLGANAGIGISLGDECIVEAGLYVTAGTKVKLPDGTIVAARQLSGQSGLLFRRNSQSGAVEVLYTDASRWGGLNASLHGNG
- a CDS encoding alkene reductase, whose translation is MNPLNETVRIGQHTLRNRLVMAPMTRSRADDKTGVPSPLTEQYYAQRANAGLIVTEGVFPSAMGKGYVRTPGIHSAAQIDGWKRVADAVHAQGGLIFMQLMHTGRISHPSMLPDGATPIAPSAIAAEGQVFTAAGPRDFVVPRALETSEIAGIVDDYRRATRHALQAGFDGVELHAASGYLPEQFLSSGTNQRTDAYGGSLENRTRFIVEVLTAMIDEAGSARVGIKIAPEMGFNSVIDATPQETFQYLVQRISPLKLAYLHLMRTGSAFDYRSLLRPLFDGPLLQGGGLDRDSAAALVAERKADATVFGSLYLANPDLPERFAAGAPLNAPQRDTFYSDGPQGYIDYPAMEHA